CGATGGTTGCGACGGCGCTTGCGCTCCTTCTCGTCGGCTTCGTGATCTCGGTTCCGACGACGGCGCTGCTCATTCGCCTCGGTACCCGATGGAACGCGCTCGACTCGCCGGGGGCGGCGGGACACGCCAAAGTGCTGCGCCGGGTGCCCAACATCGGTGGGATTGCGATTGCGGCGGCGATCGCCCTGCCGCTCCTGCTGGGGCTCCTGCTGGTGAGTGCGAGCCGGCTCGACCTGGTGCTGGCGCTTGAGCCGATGGTCGAACCCTTCCTTGATCGCCTTCTGAAGAGTGCTCCCTTCGGATGGGCGTTTCTCGGCGGCTTGCTGGTGATCCACCTGATGGGTTTGATTGATGATCGGCGACCACTGCCGGCATTGCCGAAGCTGGTGATTCAGCTTGGCGTGGCGTTCACGCTCGCGGCGTTCTTCGATCTGCGACTGCTGGTTCTCCTCGATGAGTGGGGAGCCGGGGGGCGTTGGCTGTCGATTGCGCTGTCGACCCTCTGGATCACCGCGGTCATCAACGCGCTGAACTTCCTTGACAACATGGATGGCCTGGCGGGAGGAGTGGGATTCATCGCCGGTGCGCTCTTGCTCGCGGCTGCGCTGATCGTCGAGCAGTGGTTCATCGCGGGAGTGCTGGCGCTGCTTGTCGGCGGGCTTGCCGGGTTCATGCCGCAGAACTTTCCGCTGCGGGGTTCGGCCCGCATCTTCATGGGCGACGGCGGCTCTCTGGTGATCGGTTATGTCCTGGCGGTCATGACCATCAGGATCACCTTCACGGCCACCGACAATCCGGCCTACGCGCTGGGAAGCGCGTGGTACGGCGTCTTCATGCCGTTGATCATCTTGGCCGTACCGCTCTACGACCTCATCGCGGTGTCGATCCTGAGGGTGTCGCAGGGGCGAAGCCCGCTGGTCGGCGATCAGCAGCATCTCTCCCACCGGCTGGTCGAGCGCGGGCTCTCCCGGCGCCAGGCGGTGCTCGTCATCTGGGCGCTGACCTTCATCACCGGTGTGGGAGGTGTCAGCCTCGGGACGGTGCAGCCATGGCAGGCGGTGCTGATCGGCGTGCAGACGATGGCGACGCTGCTCATCCTCGGACTTCTTGAACACACGGTGCGACGATGAGTGTCTCGCGCGGAGCCTTCGAATCGCCGGCGCTTGCGGCCGCGCGCCTGCGCGAGCGCGTGGCGCTGGTGGTCCTCGCGGGCGTCGCTTCAGCGCGCGGCCTCGTGACGATCGCACCGGCTCTTCGCTTTGACAGTGACCCCGCCCTGGTGCCCGGCGCCTTCGCGGGGATGGGGCCCAGCGGAAGTCTGCTGCTCGACGCCATCGGCGCGGCGGCGATCGCCATGCTTGCGGCGGCTCGACTCAGAGCGTCGCGACTGTCGCAGGCCGGAGTCATGGACCCGCGCGCCTCGACGCGCGAGGGCGTGGCGCTGCTGATCATTCTCGCGCTCCTTCCGCTTCCCGCGTTCGTCGCTCAATCGATGGCGCACCATGCGGACTTCGCGAACTTCTGGCGAGGTGCGACATGGCTCGTGGCGGCGATGGCCGCAGTGCTCGTGGCGGGAAGCGATCGGGCCGGGCGCGCGATCGTGGCCGGTGCGCTGATCGGAGCGGCGGCGGCGATGACGGTCCGCGGCGCGAATCAGTTCCTCGTCGAGCATCCGGCGCTCGTGAGCGACTTCGAGCGCGTGAGGGAGTCCTTCTTCGCAAGCCGGGGCTGGACGCCCGGCTCGCCCGCCGCGCTCGCCTATGAGCGTCGCCTTCGTCAGCCCGAGGCGACGGGTTGGTTTGGCTTGGCGAATGTGCTCTCAGGAGTATTGCTCAGCGCGGCACTCTTGGCCGCGCTTCTCGCGTGGTCCGAGCGCCGCGGCAGTGAGGCTCGGGCCGTCGGGCGTGCCTCCTCCGCATCACGGGCACGAAGTGGAGCAGTCGAATCGAGCCCGCGCGAGATGAGGCTGAATCAGGTCGCCGGTCTCGCGTGTGCGGTGCTGGCGCTCGGCTCGCTCGCGCTCGTCATCATGAATGGTTCGAAAGGCGCCTTCGCGGTGCTGGTTCTCGCGGTCGCGGCGACGGGACTGCTGGTCTGGAGGCGATCGTCAGGGCCTGCACCCGGATGGGTGCCGCGTCTGCTCCTCGTGCTGGTCTTCACCGCACCGGTGGTGGCGTTCATTCGTGGCGGACTGCTGGGCGAGACGACGCTCGGCGAGCGCAGCATGCTGTTCAGATGGCACTACCTGATCGGCAGTGCCCGCGCGTTCGTCGAGGTGCCGCTGATCGGAACTGGTGTCGGTGGTTTCCAGGATGCGTATGTGCGGAACCGCCCCTGGTTCTCCCCCGAAGAGGTCACCAGCGCCCATGGCGCGTTCGTGGATTGGATGGTGTCCTTTGGAGCCGGAGGTGCCGGGCTCGTGGTGCTGGCGCTCTTCCTCCTGCGAGCTTCGCTTCGCGGTGCGGCGCGCGATGAAGATGAGCCCGATGCCCCGACAGCGCAGGAGCGCTCTGCGTTGGGCTCTGCGCCGGGCTTTGCGCTCCTGGCGGCGGCGCTCGGCGCTCTTCTCGCCCTCGCGCTCACTTCATCGAGCGATCATGCGGTCGAGTCGCTATCAGTCCGACTCCTCGGCAGCGTGATCGCCACCGTGATGGCGCCCCTCGCCGCGAGGCTGGTGCTGCGCGGAGGGCGCGTCATTGCGCTGGCGCTGGCGGTTTCCGCGTGGGCTCTGCTGACGCACGCGCAGGTGGACATGGACTTCTGGCTGCCCGGCAGCGCGTGGTGGTGCTGGTTGCTGCTTGGGACGGCGGCGGCCGGTGCAGGATCACGGCCGCCAAGCCGCGCCGATCGGCCAATGCTGGCGCTCGTTGGTGTGCTCTCGCTCGCCGCAGCAATGGCACTCGCCGTCGTCTCGATGCGAGCGGGCATCCAGGAGCGCAGCGCCGAGCGAGCCGCGCAGTCGATCGAAGAGGCCGCGGCCACGGGAGAGCCGCTCCCTCGGCGCGCCGCGGCGATGCTGCTCGAGGAGTCGACGCAGGCCATTCCCGGAAATGCGCTCCCGTGGCTCGCGGCGGTCGAGCAGGGCATCCGCGCGGTCGAGACCGTGCCGCCTTCGGAGACCACCGAGAGGGAAGCGCTCGCCAGGGAGGCGCTTGATCGCGCCGAGCGGGCGTTCAGGAGTCGACCAGAACTCGCCACCGCGCGCCTGCTCGTCGATGCGCAC
The Phycisphaeraceae bacterium genome window above contains:
- a CDS encoding undecaprenyl/decaprenyl-phosphate alpha-N-acetylglucosaminyl 1-phosphate transferase, whose amino-acid sequence is MVATALALLLVGFVISVPTTALLIRLGTRWNALDSPGAAGHAKVLRRVPNIGGIAIAAAIALPLLLGLLLVSASRLDLVLALEPMVEPFLDRLLKSAPFGWAFLGGLLVIHLMGLIDDRRPLPALPKLVIQLGVAFTLAAFFDLRLLVLLDEWGAGGRWLSIALSTLWITAVINALNFLDNMDGLAGGVGFIAGALLLAAALIVEQWFIAGVLALLVGGLAGFMPQNFPLRGSARIFMGDGGSLVIGYVLAVMTIRITFTATDNPAYALGSAWYGVFMPLIILAVPLYDLIAVSILRVSQGRSPLVGDQQHLSHRLVERGLSRRQAVLVIWALTFITGVGGVSLGTVQPWQAVLIGVQTMATLLILGLLEHTVRR
- a CDS encoding O-antigen ligase family protein, giving the protein MSVSRGAFESPALAAARLRERVALVVLAGVASARGLVTIAPALRFDSDPALVPGAFAGMGPSGSLLLDAIGAAAIAMLAAARLRASRLSQAGVMDPRASTREGVALLIILALLPLPAFVAQSMAHHADFANFWRGATWLVAAMAAVLVAGSDRAGRAIVAGALIGAAAAMTVRGANQFLVEHPALVSDFERVRESFFASRGWTPGSPAALAYERRLRQPEATGWFGLANVLSGVLLSAALLAALLAWSERRGSEARAVGRASSASRARSGAVESSPREMRLNQVAGLACAVLALGSLALVIMNGSKGAFAVLVLAVAATGLLVWRRSSGPAPGWVPRLLLVLVFTAPVVAFIRGGLLGETTLGERSMLFRWHYLIGSARAFVEVPLIGTGVGGFQDAYVRNRPWFSPEEVTSAHGAFVDWMVSFGAGGAGLVVLALFLLRASLRGAARDEDEPDAPTAQERSALGSAPGFALLAAALGALLALALTSSSDHAVESLSVRLLGSVIATVMAPLAARLVLRGGRVIALALAVSAWALLTHAQVDMDFWLPGSAWWCWLLLGTAAAGAGSRPPSRADRPMLALVGVLSLAAAMALAVVSMRAGIQERSAERAAQSIEEAAATGEPLPRRAAAMLLEESTQAIPGNALPWLAAVEQGIRAVETVPPSETTEREALAREALDRAERAFRSRPELATARLLVDAHALVAIESRRDARGTVVPGPGEPDEDAALREAIDTALRRDPRSLGMLRRMAEINLLLSDTAGAERAARRALEVNESFTLDPLRQLAPADRAFFERLISAAPSTPASPRD